Proteins from a genomic interval of Sugiyamaella lignohabitans strain CBS 10342 chromosome C, complete sequence:
- the MED4 gene encoding Med4p (Subunit of the RNA polymerase II mediator complex; associates with core polymerase subunits to form the RNA polymerase II holoenzyme; essential for transcriptional regulation; GO_component: GO:0070847 - core mediator complex [Evidence IDA] [PMID 9891034]; GO_component: GO:0016592 - mediator complex [Evidence IEA]; GO_component: GO:0005634 - nucleus [Evidence IEA,IEA]; GO_function: GO:0001104 - RNA polymerase II transcription cofactor activity [Evidence IEA]; GO_function: GO:0003674 - molecular_function [Evidence ND]; GO_process: GO:0006357 - regulation of transcription from RNA polymerase II promoter [Evidence IEA]; GO_process: GO:0006355 - regulation of transcription, DNA-templated [Evidence IEA]; GO_process: GO:0006366 - transcription from RNA polymerase II promoter [Evidence IDA] [PMID 9420330]; GO_process: GO:0006351 - transcription, DNA-templated [Evidence IEA]): MSTLPYSKVGTPTIRPSYEAQFKSTPSIPALKRRLSIVAAQNQDPHSPQSPSSSSSLPASGYSTKLRIQSSLPRLESAIGQLVDGLGKFTATPQQAQDVIDADNDLSIALEELLEHQEAGKTIQKLKKISAELDRQLNQVLLSLSESRRELQSALRNVDDSDDSRVASPISANELLSYATKITKFTHPPPGYNPEVANEHANLPWPSEDGLRRGVLAMLAADAEKDETALRQASTVKTEPVKTEHTNQELHKGADGTSSQSPQRDPRQRRSSIVSYGERPVITNPSASSPQAQPVSPSATHAEHASSGNGGGALDLDLFDPDEEEDDEDDE, from the coding sequence ATGTCGACACTGCCATACTCCAAGGTGGGGACACCTACAATTCGACCGTCGTATGAGGCACAATTCAAGTCGACACCGTCAATTCCCGCCTTGAAGCGAAGGTTGTCGATAGTTGCAGCACAGAATCAGGATCCTCATTCACCTCAGTCtccttcgtcttcatcttcacttCCAGCATCAGGTTATTCCACGAAATTACGTATCCAGAGTTCGTTACCACGACTGGAGTCGGCTATTGGGCAGTTGGTAGACGGTCTTGGAAAGTTTACTGCAACTCCCCAGCAAGCACAGGATGtcattgatgctgataatgatCTATCGATAGCATTAGAAGAGCTTCTTGAACATCAAGAGGCTGGAAAAACAATtcagaaactgaaaaaaatatctgcAGAGCTAGATAGACAGCTCAACCAAGTGCTTCTAAGCTTATCAGAAAGTCGACGAGAACTGCAATCTGCTCTGAGAAACGTAGACGATTCTGATGATTCTCGAGTAGCATCTCCTATCTCTGCTAATGAGCTGCTCAGCTATGCGACTAAAATCACAAAATTCACCCACCCACCTCCCGGGTACAATCCAGAGGTGGCTAATGAGCATGCAAACCTGCCATGGCCGTCTGAAGACGGACTAAGAAGAGGAGTACTAGCAATGTTGGCTGCCGATGCCGAAAAAGACGAAACTGCTCTCCGACAAGCATCGACTGTCAAGACTGAACCTGTGAAAACCGAGCACACAAACCAAGAACTTCATAAAGGAGCAGATGGTACTTCTTCTCAGTCGCCTCAAAGGGACCCTCGTCAACGACGAAGCTCCATCGTCTCCTATGGCGAGCGACCCGTCATCACCAATCCATCAGCCTCATCTCCACAAGCCCAACCTGTTTCTCCCTCTGCTACACACGCTGAACACGCCAGCAGCGGAAACGGCGGTGGTGCACTCGATCTTGATCTGTTCGATCctgacgaggaagaagacgatgaggaCGATGAGTAA
- the TIM23 gene encoding protein transporter TIM23 (Essential component of the TIM23 complex; involved in protein import into mitochondrial matrix and inner membrane; with Tim17p, contributes to architecture and function of the import channel; TIM23 complex is short for the translocase of the inner mitochondrial membrane; GO_component: GO:0016021 - integral component of membrane [Evidence IEA]; GO_component: GO:0016021 - integral component of membrane [Evidence ISM] [PMID 12192589]; GO_component: GO:0016020 - membrane [Evidence IEA]; GO_component: GO:0005743 - mitochondrial inner membrane [Evidence IEA,IEA]; GO_component: GO:0005744 - mitochondrial inner membrane presequence translocase complex [Evidence IEA]; GO_component: GO:0005744 - mitochondrial inner membrane presequence translocase complex [Evidence IPI] [PMID 7600576]; GO_component: GO:0005739 - mitochondrion [Evidence IEA]; GO_component: GO:0005739 - mitochondrion [Evidence IDA] [PMID 11914276]; GO_component: GO:0005739 - mitochondrion [Evidence IDA] [PMID 14576278]; GO_component: GO:0005739 - mitochondrion [Evidence IDA] [PMID 16823961]; GO_function: GO:0015450 - P-P-bond-hydrolysis-driven protein transmembrane transporter activity [Evidence IEA]; GO_function: GO:0030943 - mitochondrion targeting sequence binding [Evidence IDA,IMP] [PMID 8858146]; GO_function: GO:0015266 - protein channel activity [Evidence IDA] [PMID 11713477]; GO_process: GO:0006886 - intracellular protein transport [Evidence IEA]; GO_process: GO:0030150 - protein import into mitochondrial matrix [Evidence IMP] [PMID 10830167]; GO_process: GO:0030150 - protein import into mitochondrial matrix [Evidence IMP] [PMID 7600576]; GO_process: GO:0015031 - protein transport [Evidence IEA]; GO_process: GO:0006810 - transport [Evidence IEA]), whose protein sequence is MSWLLGGGSSTKQQEPVKEQTFAFDPSEATNVSSFLTPQALDVSKLHPLAGLNQNLEYLTLEDETPAVNTGILPIKDWTDDLCYGTGIVYLSGLGIGGAYGLAEGLRKTADSKSARLRLNGVLNAVTRRGPFLGNSAGVIALVYNLVNSSIDYFRGEHDSYNSIAAGAISGALFKATKGPKAMAISSGLVSVAAGVWCAVKKSVF, encoded by the coding sequence ATGTCTTGGCTACTTGGAGGAGGTTCATCAACCAAACAACAAGAACCTGTTAAGGAACAAACATTTGCATTCGACCCTTCAGAGGCTACCAATGTGTCATCATTTTTAACCCCACAGGCCCTGGATGTGTCAAAACTGCATCCTTTAGCTGGTCTCAATCAAAATCTCGAGTACTTAACGCTTGAAGATGAAACTCCTGCTGTGAATACCGGTATTCTTCCTATTAAAGACTGGACTGACGATTTATGTTACGGTACAGgtattgtttatttatcGGGTCTAGGTATTGGTGGAGCCTACGGTTTAGCTGAGGGTCTCAGAAAGACCGCTGATTCGAAGTCGGCCAGATTAAGATTAAACGGTGTTTTGAACGCTGTTACTAGAAGAGGTCCTTTCTTGGGTAACTCTGCTGGTGTTATCGCTTTGGTATACAACCTGGTGAATAGTTCAATTGACTACTTCCGAGGCGAGCACGACTCATACAACTCTATAGCTGCCGGTGCTATTTCCGGAGCTCTTTTCAAGGCCACCAAGGGTCCTAAGGCCATGGctatttcttctggtttggtttctgttgctgctggtgtttgGTGTGCTGTCAAGAAATCCGTCTTTTAA
- the ECM38 gene encoding gamma-glutamyltransferase (Gamma-glutamyltranspeptidase; major glutathione-degrading enzyme; involved in detoxification of electrophilic xenobiotics; expression induced mainly by nitrogen starvation; GO_component: GO:0000324 - fungal-type vacuole [Evidence IDA] [PMID 6143574]; GO_component: GO:0016021 - integral component of membrane [Evidence IEA]; GO_component: GO:0016020 - membrane [Evidence IEA]; GO_component: GO:0005774 - vacuolar membrane [Evidence IEA]; GO_component: GO:0005773 - vacuole [Evidence IEA]; GO_function: GO:0003840 - gamma-glutamyltransferase activity [Evidence IEA,IEA]; GO_function: GO:0003840 - gamma-glutamyltransferase activity [Evidence IMP] [PMID 11672438]; GO_function: GO:0036374 - glutathione hydrolase activity [Evidence IEA]; GO_function: GO:0016787 - hydrolase activity [Evidence IEA]; GO_function: GO:0008233 - peptidase activity [Evidence IEA]; GO_function: GO:0016740 - transferase activity [Evidence IEA]; GO_function: GO:0016746 - transferase activity, transferring acyl groups [Evidence IEA]; GO_process: GO:0006751 - glutathione catabolic process [Evidence IMP] [PMID 11672438]; GO_process: GO:0006749 - glutathione metabolic process [Evidence IEA,IEA]; GO_process: GO:0006508 - proteolysis [Evidence IEA]; GO_process: GO:0006805 - xenobiotic metabolic process [Evidence IMP] [PMID 16857395]): MTRINSEKGSLLPLNEPDKTSGSMGHKSETPDRLGSQTKKYVRLVSAVLISLVLVANIDYRFGGQIISSVLQSSGCNHGSMQQHMNHHSQDGISGNPGYNVEKFKSLFSNQNVYITGGSADPHPDPKHLVTAHKAAVACDVPLCSTMGTDILRRGGSAVDAALTVALCIGSVNSFSSGLGGGGFMTVHHPNGTALTFDFRETAPALAHKNMYKGHPERARVGGLAAGIPGELAGLDVAISKFGSGVLSWEELIEPVIKLNREGYLVSEPLELASKRAQSTLIRDADDWSFLITRDDFTGFLRTKIQGELVQRPALADTLEKIARNGSSAIFYDPEGPIVPALVAKIQATGGVATAEDFANYQVNINEPLRTEFFGREVFTTPNPSSGPALILGLNIFNQLEANGLHTTDLGDVETQRLIEVMKWISSARTELGDPFDIDNPRANEIMSHKWADEVRSKISDNHTLSWEEYDPSYEPNDPHGTAHISIIDETGMAVSFTTTVNLEFGALVVDPVTGIVINSEMDDFSLPETDNGYNLHPSIYNYVAPFKRPLSSCVPTIITKDGVPELIVGAAGGSRILTGVLQAIVRTYVYKLPLLDTIAIPRVHHQLLPEFACIEEGAPQSVIHGLESRGHLAIFLPPATAMNAIYRDPDSGTIHAVSDYWRKRGRGDGY, from the coding sequence ATGACACGTATAAATAGTGAAAAGGGCAGTTTACTGCCTTTGAACGAGCCTGATAAGACGTCAGGGTCAATGGGCCATAAATCTGAAACACCAGATAGACTGGGTTCACAGACCAAAAAATATGTGAGATTGGTTTCTGCTGTTTTGATatcactggtgctggtagcTAATATTGATTATCGATTTGGTGGACAAATCATATCTTCTGTATTACAAAGCAGTGGTTGTAATCATGGATCTATGCAACAACATATGAACCACCATAGCCAAGATGGAATCAGTGGTAATCCTGGCTATAACGTGGAAAAATTCAAGTCCCTGTTTTCTAACCAGAATGTCTATATTACTGGCGGCAGTGCAGACCCACATCCAGATCCGAAGCATCTGGTGACTGCTCACAAGGCAGCAGTGGCTTGTGACGTTCCTCTGTGTTCAACTATGGGAACAGATATTCTTCGTCGTGGTGGGTCTGCagttgatgctgctttAACAGTAGCTCTCTGTATTGGATCAGTCAATAGTTTTTCATCTGGCTtgggaggtggtggtttcATGACTGTTCACCATCCTAACGGCACAGCATTAACATTCGACTTCCGAGAGACTGCACCTGCTCTGGCCCATAAGAATATGTACAAGGGTCATCCTGAACGAGCTAGAGTTGGTGgacttgctgctggtattcCTGGCGAATTGGCTGGTCTTGATGTTGCTATCAGTAAATTTGGTAGCGGAGTACTTTCCTGGGAAGAGCTGATTGAACCAGTTATTAAGCTGAACAGAGAAGGATATCTTGTATCTGAGCCACTGGAGCTAGCATCTAAAAGAGCTCAGAGTACACTAATAAGAGATGCAGATGATTGGTCGTTCCTTATTACAAGAGACGATTTTACGGGTTTCTTGCGAACCAAGATCCAAGGAGAGTTAGTACAGAGACCAGCCCTGGCTGATACTTTAGAGAAAATCGCCAGAAATGGATCCTCGGCTATTTTCTACGATCCTGAAGGTCCTATTGTGCCTGCACTGGTGGCCAAAATCCAAGCCACTGGTGGTGTTGCAACTGCTGAAGATTTTGCCAACTACCAAGTCAATATTAACGAACCTCTAAGAACAGAATTTTTTGGACGTGAAGTGTTTACTACACCCAACCCAAGTTCTGGACCAGCACTTATTTTGGgtttgaatattttcaacCAGCTCGAAGCAAATGGACTGCATACCACTGATTTGGGAGATGTAGAGACGCAAAGATTGATTGAGGTTATGAAATGGATCTCGTCTGCACGAACTGAATTGGGTGATCCTTTTGACATTGATAATCCACGAGCCAACGAAATAATGAGCCATAAATGGGCTGATGAAGTGAGATCTAAGATCTCTGATAACCATACTCTCAGTTGGGAAGAATATGATCCCTCTTATGAGCCTAATGATCCTCATGGTACGGCACATATTTCTATTATTGATGAGACAGGTATGGCTGTGTCGTTCACAACCACTGTTAACCTTGAATTTGGTGCACTTGTAGTGGACCCAGTGACGGGAATTGTCATTAACAGTGAAATGGACGATTTTTCACTCCCAGAAACAGACAATGGTTACAACCTTCATCCATCGATTTACAACTATGTTGCACCTTTCAAGCGACCACTATCATCGTGCGTACCAACTATTATTACCAAGGATGGAGTCCCCGAGCTCATTGTCGGAGCTGCTGGCGGTTCCCGAATTCTGACTGGCGTGCTTCAAGCCATTGTACGTACCTACGTCTACAAACTGCCATTACTGGACACTATAGCAATTCCCCGCGTACACCACCAATTGCTACCGGAATTTGCCTGCATCGAGGAAGGAGCTCCCCAGTCGGTCATCCACGGACTAGAATCCCGTGGCCACCTCGCAATCTTCCTCCCACCAGCCACAGCCATGAACGCAATTTACCGCGACCCTGACTCTGGTACAATCCATGCTGTCAGCGACTACTGGCGCAAGCGTGGTAGAGGCGACGGATACTAG